In the genome of Vitis riparia cultivar Riparia Gloire de Montpellier isolate 1030 unplaced genomic scaffold, EGFV_Vit.rip_1.0 scaffold793_pilon_pilon, whole genome shotgun sequence, one region contains:
- the LOC117910630 gene encoding UDP-glucose:glycoprotein glucosyltransferase-like — MITTCKMEKKGNHDSWNSNLLKWASGFISGGEQLKKSESTSVGHGKGGRRGKTINIFSIASGHLYERFLKIMILSVLKNSNRPVKFWFIKNYLSPQFKDVIPHMAQEYGFGYELITYKWPTWLHKQKEKQRIIWAYKILFLDVIFPLSLEKVIFVDADQIVRADIGELYDMDIKGRPLAYTPFCDNNKDMDGYRFWRQGFWKDHLRGKPYHISALYVVDLVKFRETAAGDNLRVFYETLSKDPNSLSNLDQDLPNFAQHTVPIFSLPQEWLWCESWCGNATKSKAKTIDLCNNPMTKEPKLQGARRIVPEWQDLDFEARQFTAKVSGEVDPQEPVTPPKQSQDPITDSSPEEDDQESKSEL, encoded by the exons ATGATAACCACTTGcaagatggaaaaaaaa GGAAATCATGACAGCTGGAACTCCAACCTTTTGAAATGGGCTTCTGGCTTTATCAGTGGTGGGGAGCAGTTGAAAAAGAGTGAAAGCACTTCAGTg GGACATGGAAAAGGTGGAAGACGTGGGAAAAcgattaatattttttccattgCTTCTGGACACTT ATATGAACGTTTTCTGAAAATCATGATACTAAGTGTCCTGAAGAACAGCAATCGCCCCGTTAAATTCTGGTTTATAAAGAACTATCTTTCTCCTCAATTTAAG GATGTAATTCCACATATGGCACAGGAATATGGTTTTGGGTATGAGTTGATTACTTACAAATGGCCAACATGGTTGCATAAGCAGAAAGAAAAGCAGCGAATTATCTGGGCATATAAAATCCTGTTCCTTGATGTTATTTTCCCACTTTCTTTGGAAAAG GTTATATTTGTCGATGCCGATCAAATTGTCAGGGCAGACATCGGAGAACTCTATGACATGGATATAAAAGGAAGACCACTTGCATATACACCTTTCTGTGACAACAACAAAGATATGGATGGATATCGATTTTGGAGACAA GGTTTCTGGAAAGATCATTTGAGGGGGAAACCATATCACATCAG TGCTTTATATGTTGTTGATTTGGTGAAATTCCGAGAAACTGCAGCGGGAGATAATCTAAGGGTTTTCTATGAAACTCTCAGCAAGGATCCGAACAGTCTATCAAATCTTGATCAG GATCTTCCAAACTTTGCTCAGCATACGGTGCCCATCTTTTCACTTCCCCAAGAGTGGTTATGGTGTGAATCATGGTGCGGAAATGCTACAAAATCCAAGGCAAAAACCATTGATCTTTGCAACAATCCCATGACAAAGGAACCCAAGCTTCAG GGTGCTAGAAGAATAGTCCCTGAGTGGCAAGATCTTGACTTCGAGGCAAGACAATTCACTGCAAAAGTCTCAGGGGAGGTGGACCCCCAAGAGCCAGTCACACCTCCTAAACAATCACAGGATCCAATCACTGACAGTTCACCTGAAGAAGATGACCAGGAATCTAAATCAGAGTTGTGA